In the Helianthus annuus cultivar XRQ/B chromosome 11, HanXRQr2.0-SUNRISE, whole genome shotgun sequence genome, one interval contains:
- the LOC110889514 gene encoding beta-galactosidase 6 encodes MVWFGLCLILLAVVTGGRNMMVKGVNVSYDGRSLHIDGQRKILFSGSIHYPRSTPDMWPSLIDKAKQGGLDVIQTYVFWNLHEPQPGQYDFTGRNDIVSFIKQVQQQGLYVSLRIGPFIEAEWSYGGLPFWLHDVPGIVFRTNNEPFKFYMQNFTTKIVDMMKAENLFASQGGPIILSQIENEYQNVEGSFHDDGSRYVNWTAQMAVDQNTGEPWMMCKQDDAPDPVINTCNGMKCDETWKGPNSPNKPSIWTENWPSFLQGFGEEPYMRSAQDLAFHTTMFIIKMNGTFVNYYMFHGGTNFGRTSAAFIITGYYDQAPLDEYGILRQPKYGHLKDMHAAFKLCLQTLLYGNLAIEHLGDNQDAYVYTGNAGECVAFLVNNSSKEGVEMVFRNTSYTLPAKSVSILPDCKNVVFNTGMVNTQASTRSMQPVIRFDSAQQWQAFSEAVPQFDQTSLRSDTLLEQMNTTKDTTDYLWYTMRMELNSSEAQYMLHVNSLGHVLRAYVNGALVGYAHGTRKVTNFTFENTVSLSTGINNISFLSIMVGLPDSGAFMERRSAGLREVLIQELNFTNSPWGYQVGLLGETLAIYTDEGSSKVSWSQYQNPSTITWYKTTFDAPEGTEPIALNLGSMGKGEVWVNGQSIGRYWVSFKTPSGLPSQTWYNVPRSFLKPSGNLLVLFEEEYANPLNISLDTVSIDKVCGRVSDSHPPRVNSREVSGHYRWRPMPRVHLRCPKKQIISKIVFASHGNPSGDCENYSIGKCHSSNSQQVVEKACLGRRQCSVSHTPKSFGEDPCPGTPKTLLVDARCE; translated from the exons atGGTGTGGTTCGGGTTGTGCCTAATTCTACTAGCGGTGGTCACTGGCGGCCGAAACATGATGGTGAAGGGAGTGAATGTGAGTTACGACGGGAGGTCGCTTCACATCGATGGCCAACGCAAGATTTTGTTTTCGGGTTCAATTCATTATCCTCGAAGCACTCCTGAT ATGTGGCCATCTTTGATAGATAAAGCCAAGCAAGGTGGTCTAGATGTCATACAAACCTATGTGTTTTGGAACCTCCATGAGCCACAACCTGGCCAG TATGATTTTACTGGAAGAAATGACATAGTAAGTTTCATTAAGCAAGTCCAACAACAAGGTCTTTATGTAAGTCTTCGAATAGGACCATTCATCGAGGCCGAATGGAGTTACGG AGGTTTACCATTTTGGTTGCATGATGTTCCTGGCATTGTCTTCCGAACCAACAATGAACCATTCAAG TTTTACATGCAAAACTTCACAACCAAAATTGTGGACATGATGAAGGCAGAGAACCTGTTTGCTTCACAAGGTGGCCCAATTATTCTATCACAG ATAGAGAATGAGTACCAAAACGTCGAAGGATCCTTTCATGACGACGGATCACGATACGTGAACTGGACCGCGCAAATGGCGGTGGACCAAAACACGGGTGAACCGTGGATGATGTGCAAGCAAGATGATGCTCCGGATCCTGTG ATCAACACTTGCAATGGGATGAAATGTGATGAAACATGGAAAGGACCAAACTCGCCAAATAAGCCTTCCATTTGGACTGAAAATTGGCCTTCTTT CTTACAAGGATTTGGAGAAGAACCATACATGAGATCAGCCCAAGATCTGGCCTTTCATACAACAATGTTCATCATAAAGATGAATGGAACCTTTGTAAATTACTATATG TTCCATGGAGGAACAAATTTTGGCCGAACTTCGGCAGCGTTTATTATTACAGGCTATTATGATCAAGCTCCCCTTGATGAATATGGTATACTCAGACAACCGAAATACGGTCATCTTAAGGATATGCACGCGGCATTTAAGCTATGTTTGCAGACACTACTCTATGGGAACCTCGCGATTGAACATTTGGGCGACAATCAAGAT GCGTATGTCTACACTGGAAACGCAGGCGAATGTGTTGCATTTCTTGTTAACAACAGTAGTAAAGAAGGTGTTGAAATGGTGTTTCGTAATACTTCGTACACTTTGCCAGCAAAGTCGGTTAGCATCTTACCCGACTGCAAAAATGTAGTCTTCAATACTGGCATg GTAAACACACAAGCTAGTACGCGATCAATGCAACCAGTCATAAGGTTCGACTCGGCTCAACAATGGCAGGCCTTTAGTGAAGCCGTGCCTCAGTTTGACCAGACCTCGTTGAGGTCGGATACATTGCTAGAACAAATGAATACTACGAAAGATACGACAGATTATCTTTGGTACACAATGAG GATGGAGCTAAACTCATCAGAAGCTCAATATATGCTTCATGTGAACTCTCTTGGACACGTTTTACGCGCATACGTTAATGGAGCTCTTGTCG GTTATGCGCATGGAACTCGAAAAGTTACAAATTTCACGTTCGAAAACACCGTTTCTCTATCAACCGGAATCAACAACATTTCTTTCCTGAGTATAATGGTTGGATTGCCA GATTCAGGTGCGTTTATGGAGCGTCGAAGCGCAGGGTTACGTGAGGTGTTGATTCAAGAACTCAACTTCACTAACTCCCCTTGGGGATATCAA GTCGGATTGCTAGGGGAGACGCTAGCGATTTACACAGACGAGGGGTCGAGTAAGGTCTCATGGAGCCAATATCAAAATCCTAGCACTATAACTTGGTATAAG ACAACATTTGATGCACCAGAGGGCACCGAACCGATTGCGTTGAACCTTGGTTCCATGGGGAAAGGAGAAGTTTGGGTCAATGGGCAAAGTATTGGAAGATATTGGGTCTCCTTTAAGACCCCTTCAGGATTACCTTCACAAACATG GTACAATGTACCTAGATCTTTCCTTAAACCGTCAGGAAATCTACTAGTTTTGTTCGAGGAAGAATATGCAAACCCATTAAACATTTCCCTAGATACTGTTTCCATCGACAAAGTTTGTGGGCGTGTATCGGATTCACATCCTCCTAGGGTAAATTCAAGGGAAGTATCCGGTCACTACCGATGGAGACCAATGCCTAGAGTTCACCTGCGGTGTCCTAAAAAACAAATTATCTCGAAGATTGTATTTGCAAGTCATGGTAACCCTTCAGGCGACTGCGAAAACTACTCCATTGGGAAATGTCATTCGTCTAATTCTCAACAAGTCGTTGAAAAG GCTTGTTTGGGAAGAAGGCAATGTTCGGTTTCTCACACGCCAAAATCTTTTGGTGAAGACCCATGTCCAGGCACACCTAAAACACTTTTAGTGGATGCACGATGTGAATAA
- the LOC110889515 gene encoding pentatricopeptide repeat-containing protein At1g77405, which produces MSSKGSHTHITNQIITAIIQNRSFDTHLAKSPFITHHFSNPQRATQLITDTLRSIPRYFFQSPRSMGRQPGSRHRTPLKQRNLHQESINIHKGITFFGPAAYRDPQKVKLGLDKALEFYHWVESQLGFNHTEITCREMGIILIKGNRLKELYNFLKDMSRRSSGGLVTTMTMTCLIKCLGEQGLVNEALSAFYRMKQFRCRPDVCAYNTVINALCRVGDYKRAKFLFEQMELPGFRCPPDTFTYTILISSYCKHSLQTGCKKAVRRRMWEANHLFRLMLFKGFKPDVVTYNCLIDGCCKTYRIDRALELFDDMGKRGCVPNRVTYNSFIRYYCATNEIDKAIEMLHRMQELDHGLPTTSSYTPIIHAFCEAGKAVEAWNMLVELVDRGSIPREYTYKIVHEGLKSVGRTDLLDSEICGRIEDGIKIRYKQVMRVKPVMCSAPVFCGR; this is translated from the coding sequence ATGTCTTCAAAGGGTTCTCATACTCACATTACAAACCAAATCATAACTGCAATAATCCAAAACCGATCATTCGACACACACCTTGCAAAATCCCCCTTTATTACCCACCATTTTTCAAACCCACAACGCGCAACCCAACTCATCACAGACACCCTCCGCTCCATACCCAGATACTTCTTCCAATCCCCAAGATCCATGGGTCGTCAACCCGGATCCAGACACCGAACACCTCTCAAACAACGAAACCTCCATCAAGAATCCATTAACATCCATAAAGGCATCACCTTTTTTGGTCCAGCTGCTTACAGAGACCCACAAAAGGTAAAATTAGGGTTGGATAAAGCCCTAGAGTTTTATCACTGGGTTGAGTCCCAATTAGGGTTTAATCATACTGAAATTACTTGTAGAGAAATGGGTATTATATTAATCAAAGGGAATAGATTGAAGGAATTATATAACTTTTTGAAAGATATGTCTAGAAGAAGTAGTGGTGGGCTTGTTACAACAATGACCATGAcctgtttgataaaatgcctaggAGAACAAGGGCTTGTGAACGAAGCGTTGTCGGCGTTTTATCGAATGAAGCAGTTTCGTTGTCGACCGGATGTTTGCGCGTATAATACGGTGATTAACGCGTTGTGTAGAGTTGGGGATTATAAGAGGGCTAAGTTTTTGTTTGAGCAAATGGAGTTGCCGGGGTTTAGGTGCCCGCCGGATACGTTTACGTATACGATCTTGATTAGTTCGTATTGTAAGCATAGTTTGCAGACGGGGTGTAAGAAGGCGGTTAGGAGGAGGATGTGGGAGGCTAACCATTTGTTTCGGCTGATGTTGTTCAAGGGGTTTAAACCGGATGTCGTGACGTATAATTGTTTGATCGATGGTTGTTGTAAAACTTATAGGATTGATAGGGCTTTAGAGTTGTTTGATGATATGGGCAAACGAGGTTGTGTTCCGAATCGGGTAACGTATAATTCTTTCATAAGGTATTATTGTGCTACTAATGAGATTGATAAGGCTATAGAAATGTTGCATAGGATGCAAGAGTTGGATCACGGGTTACCTACTACAAGTTCGTATACTCCTATTATTCATGCGTTTTGTGAAGCGGGAAAGGCGGTAGAGGCTTGGAATATGCTTGTTGAATTGGTAGATAGAGGGTCGATACCTAGagaatatacttataaaatagtTCATGAAGGGCTAAAATCTGTAGGGAGAACGGATTTGTTAGATAGTGAGATTTGTGGAAGAATTGAAGACGGAATCAAGATTAGATACAAGCAAGTAATGAGAGTGAAACCGGTTATGTGCAGCGCCCCGGTTTTCTGTGGGCGATAA